A genomic segment from Chitinophaga niabensis encodes:
- a CDS encoding efflux RND transporter permease subunit: MLRKIIDRPVLASVVSVILLILGLLALKSLPMEIFPDIAPPSVAVSARYPGANAETVARAVATPLEQVINGVDNMTYMSSSSSNDGTLVLSVFFKPGTDPDQAAVNVQNRIAQATNQLPKEVVQAGVITSKQQNSMIMFIDLLATDGRYDGEFVNNYMLINLIPQIQRVQGVGKVAMYGSKDYAMRIWLNPAQLAAYNMSPQEVIDAINNQNLEAAPGRLGEGSAVAYEYAIRYKGKMNKEPDYENIVIRAEPGGKVMRLKDVARVELGSLDHAYASAVTSKGRPDAGMFIYQTPGSNANDIQTEILKVMENAKKSFPSGLEYLVSFSTKGFLDEAVAQVKGTLIEAFILVFIVVFIFLQDFRSTLIPAIAVPVSIIGTFFFMQLFGLTINFLTLFALVLAIGIVVDDAVVVVEAVHSKMGHGTDAKTATVTAMSEITGAIFSITLVMAAVFLPIGLTEGPVGVFYRQFAFTLAIAIILSAVNALTLSPALCALLLKTGHVDNKKGWRRFFHYFNAGFEAMSARYIRAAHFLIGRKWLAMGALLLTGVATFALARTTPKAFIPTEDQNIVISTLNMQPGAGYARTKRVLDSVHKKINQMEAVEFSSMVVGENLMAASVSPSYGSIYATLRPKKERGEFSEINSIVDSINTLFYSYPEGNSFTFIMPTVQGFGAVDGLDVVLKDNTGGPISKLAGEADRFIATLQERPEIGTAYTSFNASFPQFQLEVDEVKAKQLGVEVSDVLNTMQAYYGSVYASDFNRFGKYYRVVVQADIPYRVDENSLEHIHVKNAFGEMVPVRSIAHLERVYGPEVINHLNQANAITVSVQAKKGFSSGDAMKAVNEVAAALPMGFSHEYIGMAREEQSSGSETLFIFGLCVVFVYFLLAAQYESYILPMAVMLSLPTGILGVFAFIRMMDVTNNIYVQISLIMLIGLLAKNAILIVEFAIQRRRAGKALLEAALEAATLRLRPILMTSFAFIVGLLPLLFAKGATEQGNRSIASSAIGGMLFGVVLGLFIIPVLFVIFQALQERFFGIKRS; encoded by the coding sequence ATGCTCAGAAAAATAATCGACAGGCCCGTTTTGGCCTCTGTAGTATCCGTCATTTTGCTCATCCTGGGATTGCTGGCTTTGAAGAGCCTGCCCATGGAGATCTTCCCTGATATTGCGCCTCCTTCTGTGGCTGTTTCTGCCAGGTACCCCGGCGCCAATGCAGAAACCGTGGCCCGCGCAGTAGCTACTCCCCTGGAGCAGGTGATCAATGGGGTGGATAATATGACGTATATGTCTTCTTCCTCCTCTAACGACGGCACTTTGGTGCTCTCCGTTTTTTTTAAACCGGGTACCGATCCGGACCAGGCAGCCGTTAACGTTCAGAACCGTATTGCACAGGCCACCAACCAGTTACCGAAAGAAGTGGTGCAGGCAGGTGTGATCACATCCAAACAACAGAACAGCATGATCATGTTCATCGATCTGCTGGCAACGGACGGCCGTTATGATGGAGAGTTCGTCAATAACTATATGCTCATAAACCTTATTCCTCAAATTCAAAGGGTGCAGGGGGTGGGCAAGGTAGCAATGTACGGGAGTAAGGATTACGCCATGCGCATCTGGCTGAATCCTGCACAGCTGGCAGCTTACAACATGAGCCCGCAGGAAGTGATAGATGCGATCAACAACCAGAACCTGGAAGCGGCGCCGGGCCGTTTGGGAGAAGGAAGTGCAGTAGCGTATGAATATGCGATCCGTTATAAAGGAAAAATGAATAAGGAACCGGATTATGAAAACATTGTGATCCGTGCAGAGCCGGGAGGGAAAGTGATGCGCCTGAAAGATGTAGCCCGTGTGGAATTAGGATCGCTGGACCATGCATATGCTTCCGCCGTAACCTCCAAAGGCCGGCCGGATGCAGGTATGTTCATTTACCAGACGCCGGGTTCCAATGCAAATGATATTCAAACGGAGATATTGAAAGTGATGGAGAATGCAAAGAAATCTTTCCCATCAGGATTGGAATACCTCGTAAGCTTCAGCACCAAAGGTTTCCTGGACGAAGCTGTTGCACAAGTGAAAGGCACGCTGATAGAAGCTTTCATTCTTGTATTCATTGTAGTGTTCATCTTCTTACAGGATTTTCGTTCTACCCTGATCCCGGCAATTGCAGTACCGGTTTCTATCATCGGTACCTTTTTCTTCATGCAGTTGTTTGGCCTCACCATCAACTTCCTGACCTTGTTTGCGCTGGTGCTGGCCATTGGGATTGTGGTAGATGATGCTGTAGTGGTAGTGGAAGCAGTACATAGCAAAATGGGCCATGGCACTGATGCTAAAACAGCTACAGTTACTGCCATGAGCGAGATCACCGGGGCCATCTTTTCCATCACACTGGTAATGGCTGCGGTGTTCCTGCCCATTGGTCTTACGGAAGGCCCCGTAGGCGTTTTCTACCGGCAGTTTGCCTTTACGCTGGCCATTGCCATTATACTTTCAGCCGTGAATGCTTTAACCCTCAGCCCTGCATTATGTGCGTTGTTATTAAAAACGGGGCATGTTGATAATAAGAAAGGATGGCGCCGTTTCTTTCATTATTTCAATGCAGGATTTGAAGCAATGTCTGCAAGATACATCAGGGCAGCCCATTTCCTGATCGGCAGAAAGTGGCTGGCAATGGGTGCTTTACTACTGACAGGGGTTGCCACTTTTGCACTGGCACGTACCACACCCAAAGCCTTTATTCCAACAGAAGATCAGAACATTGTTATTTCCACTTTGAATATGCAACCCGGTGCGGGATATGCCCGCACGAAAAGAGTGCTGGACAGCGTACACAAAAAGATCAACCAGATGGAAGCGGTGGAATTCAGTTCCATGGTGGTAGGAGAGAACCTCATGGCAGCCAGCGTTTCACCCTCCTATGGTTCTATATATGCCACTTTACGGCCTAAAAAAGAAAGAGGGGAATTTTCAGAAATTAACAGCATTGTTGATTCTATAAATACCCTCTTTTATAGTTATCCCGAAGGTAATTCCTTCACCTTTATTATGCCTACTGTACAGGGTTTTGGAGCAGTAGACGGATTGGATGTTGTACTGAAGGATAATACCGGCGGCCCCATCAGTAAACTGGCAGGAGAGGCGGACCGTTTCATTGCCACCTTGCAGGAACGCCCTGAAATTGGTACTGCCTATACTTCCTTCAATGCCAGCTTCCCGCAATTTCAACTGGAAGTGGATGAAGTAAAGGCCAAACAACTGGGGGTAGAAGTAAGTGATGTACTCAATACCATGCAGGCATATTACGGCAGTGTATATGCTTCCGATTTTAACCGCTTCGGAAAATACTACCGCGTAGTGGTACAGGCAGATATTCCCTACCGTGTGGATGAAAACAGCCTGGAACATATCCATGTGAAAAATGCATTTGGAGAAATGGTGCCGGTAAGATCTATTGCTCACCTGGAGCGTGTATATGGCCCTGAGGTGATCAATCACCTGAACCAGGCAAATGCCATCACGGTAAGTGTGCAGGCCAAAAAAGGCTTCTCCTCCGGCGATGCCATGAAAGCGGTGAATGAAGTAGCTGCTGCATTACCGATGGGATTCTCTCATGAATACATCGGCATGGCAAGGGAAGAACAATCCTCTGGTTCAGAGACCCTCTTCATCTTTGGATTGTGCGTAGTGTTCGTGTATTTCCTGCTGGCTGCGCAGTATGAGAGTTATATTCTTCCAATGGCGGTCATGTTATCATTGCCTACAGGGATCCTCGGCGTATTTGCTTTTATCCGCATGATGGATGTAACCAATAATATTTATGTACAGATCAGCCTGATCATGTTGATAGGTCTCTTAGCAAAGAACGCTATCCTCATCGTGGAGTTTGCCATACAGAGAAGAAGGGCAGGGAAAGCATTACTGGAAGCAGCATTGGAAGCAGCCACACTCAGGTTGCGGCCGATCCTCATGACTTCTTTTGCATTCATCGTTGGTTTGTTGCCATTACTGTTTGCGAAAGGAGCTACAGAACAGGGGAATCGTTCCATTGCATCGAGTGCTATCGGGGGAATGTTGTTTGGTGTGGTGCTGGGGTTATTTATTATCCCGGTATTGTTTGTGATCTTCCAGGCTTTGCAGGAGAGGTTCTTTGGAATAAAGAGAAGTTAA
- a CDS encoding winged helix-turn-helix transcriptional regulator, whose product MYVKKLPESLEYGVNMTIKVLGGKWKACLLDSIHSGIRRPSDLHRSIPEAPARVLNQQLKVLEELHIIYKKIYPEVPPKVEYYLTEWGTSLLPVIMQMESWGNNYFEKSTENSLLRK is encoded by the coding sequence ATGTATGTAAAAAAGCTCCCGGAATCACTGGAATATGGTGTGAACATGACGATCAAGGTATTGGGCGGGAAATGGAAGGCCTGTTTACTGGATAGTATCCATTCCGGCATCCGCAGGCCCAGTGATCTGCACCGCAGTATTCCCGAAGCCCCTGCCCGGGTGCTGAACCAGCAACTGAAAGTGCTGGAGGAGTTACATATCATATATAAAAAAATCTACCCGGAAGTACCCCCCAAAGTAGAATATTACCTCACGGAATGGGGCACCAGCCTGCTTCCGGTGATTATGCAGATGGAAAGCTGGGGGAACAATTATTTTGAAAAATCCACTGAAAATTCCCTATTGCGTAAATAA
- a CDS encoding TonB-dependent receptor: MRKFTAFILLLMVSAISLRAEIPTGHIKGTIKTNDGQLAPFVSVQIKDKNRGVITDEKGVFNFRRIAPGQYTLLVSLLGYETAEQQVTVTANETTTVNIEIKISNTQLQEVIIKGNQNKFGRKESDQVARLPIKNIENPQVYNVIGKELMKEQVITTFDDAVKNAPGVSRLWSSTGRPGDGAGYFSIRGFAVQPTMINGIAGLTNGSIDPANVERIETIKGPSSTLFGSSLISFGGLINIVTKRPYENFGGEISYTGGGFGLSRITADINTPLNDDKTALLRFNGAYHSENSFQDAGFRKSFFLAPSLSYKVSDKLSFLVNAEIYNGEGTNPLMVFLNRSRPLKATTPKELNMDFNRSYTANDITNKTPTVNIYGQANYKLSDKWTSQTNLSRSVRKSEGYYSYVMFLDQGLPAGQPVVQNDTLISRFVYNQNSISTTTGVQQNFIGDFKIGKMRNRVVFGLDYLSQQTTNNNSPYLTFDYVNVTNAKDPRYGQLNRPAVDAKLAAIVGGKQMNSTTNDTYSAYVSDVLNITEKFIAMASVRVDYFDNKGANDHLTGVKGAGKYDQLAVSPKFGLVYQIVKDKIGIFANYMNGFKNLAPVVQPPQLNLDGVLKPQQANQFEGGIKLDALDHRLNFTASYYDLLVTNMTRGAVMRVENVDYNYTIQDGSQRSKGVELDLAANPVNGLNIVAGYSYNDSKMEKSAVFVLGRRPVTAGPEHLANLWISYTITGGKAQGLGAGVGGNYASDNKITNDSRTGVFTLPSYAILNASVFYNAKAFRLALKLDNATNKEYFGGWTTVEKQMPRRLAASATFKF; this comes from the coding sequence ATGAGAAAATTTACAGCGTTTATCCTCCTGCTCATGGTATCTGCCATCAGCCTGCGGGCAGAAATTCCAACCGGGCATATCAAAGGCACCATCAAAACCAACGATGGACAACTGGCTCCTTTTGTATCGGTTCAGATCAAGGACAAGAACCGCGGGGTAATAACAGACGAAAAGGGCGTATTCAATTTTCGCAGGATCGCTCCGGGGCAATATACACTTCTCGTATCCCTGCTGGGCTATGAAACCGCGGAACAGCAGGTTACCGTAACTGCTAATGAAACAACTACTGTAAATATAGAGATCAAAATTTCCAATACGCAGTTGCAGGAAGTGATCATCAAGGGTAATCAGAATAAATTCGGCAGAAAGGAAAGTGACCAGGTAGCGCGTTTGCCGATCAAAAATATTGAAAACCCACAGGTGTATAATGTGATCGGGAAAGAACTGATGAAAGAACAGGTGATCACTACTTTTGATGATGCGGTCAAAAATGCACCGGGCGTGAGCCGCCTATGGTCTTCTACCGGCCGCCCTGGTGATGGTGCCGGCTATTTCTCCATACGTGGTTTTGCTGTGCAGCCTACCATGATCAATGGTATTGCAGGTCTGACCAATGGCTCTATCGACCCGGCTAATGTTGAAAGGATTGAAACTATCAAAGGGCCTTCAAGTACACTGTTCGGCAGCAGCCTGATCTCCTTCGGCGGATTGATCAATATTGTGACCAAACGCCCTTATGAGAACTTCGGTGGCGAGATCAGTTATACCGGTGGTGGTTTTGGCCTGAGCCGTATCACCGCTGATATCAATACGCCATTGAATGATGATAAAACTGCTTTGCTGCGTTTCAATGGTGCTTACCATTCTGAAAACAGTTTCCAGGATGCAGGGTTTAGGAAGTCTTTCTTCCTGGCTCCCAGCTTATCCTACAAGGTGAGTGACAAGCTCTCCTTCCTGGTGAATGCAGAGATCTACAATGGGGAAGGCACCAACCCGCTAATGGTTTTCCTGAACCGTAGCCGTCCTTTGAAAGCTACTACGCCAAAGGAACTCAACATGGATTTCAACCGTTCCTATACTGCTAACGATATCACGAACAAAACACCAACCGTAAACATCTACGGCCAGGCTAATTATAAGCTCTCCGATAAATGGACTTCTCAAACGAACCTCTCCAGGAGTGTGCGTAAAAGTGAAGGGTATTATTCTTACGTGATGTTCCTGGACCAGGGCCTCCCTGCCGGCCAACCCGTGGTGCAGAATGACACACTTATCAGCCGGTTCGTGTATAACCAGAATTCTATTTCTACCACTACGGGCGTACAGCAGAACTTCATCGGCGATTTCAAGATCGGCAAAATGAGGAACAGGGTTGTGTTTGGATTGGATTACCTGAGCCAGCAGACCACCAATAATAACTCGCCTTATCTGACCTTTGATTATGTGAACGTAACGAATGCAAAAGATCCCCGTTATGGTCAACTGAACAGGCCTGCTGTAGATGCGAAGCTGGCGGCCATAGTAGGCGGAAAACAAATGAACAGTACCACGAACGACACTTACAGTGCATATGTGTCTGATGTATTGAACATTACAGAGAAGTTCATTGCCATGGCAAGTGTACGGGTGGACTATTTCGATAATAAAGGCGCTAACGATCACCTGACGGGTGTGAAGGGAGCCGGTAAATATGATCAGCTGGCTGTATCTCCCAAATTCGGGTTGGTTTACCAGATCGTAAAGGATAAGATAGGGATCTTTGCCAATTACATGAATGGTTTCAAGAACCTGGCTCCTGTTGTACAACCTCCTCAGCTTAACCTGGACGGTGTACTCAAACCTCAGCAGGCTAACCAGTTTGAAGGAGGTATTAAGCTGGATGCGCTGGACCATCGGTTGAATTTCACAGCGAGCTATTATGACCTGCTGGTTACCAATATGACCCGCGGTGCTGTGATGAGAGTTGAAAATGTTGACTACAACTATACAATCCAGGATGGCTCTCAACGCAGTAAGGGCGTTGAACTGGACCTTGCCGCGAATCCTGTGAACGGGCTGAACATCGTTGCCGGTTATTCTTATAACGACAGCAAAATGGAAAAGTCCGCAGTGTTTGTGTTGGGTAGAAGGCCTGTTACGGCTGGTCCTGAGCACCTGGCGAACCTTTGGATCAGTTATACTATTACCGGCGGTAAGGCGCAGGGTTTGGGTGCTGGTGTAGGTGGAAATTATGCGAGTGATAATAAGATCACAAATGATTCCAGGACGGGGGTGTTTACTTTGCCTTCTTATGCTATCCTGAATGCGAGTGTGTTCTATAATGCAAAGGCTTTCCGCCTGGCGTTGAAGCTGGATAATGCTACGAATAAAGAATATTTTGGTGGATGGACGACTGTTGAAAAGCAAATGCCGAGGCGTTTGGCTGCGAGTGCTACGTTCAAGTTCTAA
- a CDS encoding mechanosensitive ion channel domain-containing protein, whose protein sequence is MRNRLLLCCIFGLATLVTVAQDTSRIKRDSTRTRRGGGMSAIFSDSTALTSSDYQLKIENSYVVLDNIDNKSELGIGIDLIVAKLADSDSVLSVLKDNVLNNSQALNLRNLQVFRTLLQNIQTDLRAHRKLLDSSETKLNNLRNNLATLRSDTVLRQLMRDSLLRIQFAPQLKDMREAWRSSTRHLRESLATINLLQTHTSANAITTSKLLDKVNNLLNTSATRIFGKEYNYLWEKDTLDISAATRSSFYKAVRGERKALDYYFKDSGNKRLFLLLIGILFFIWIFRSIRALRRLNGMGAIREMEFVYLPSGYIVSSFVIMFSIAPLFDLHAPSAYIESMQFLLLIILTIICWKKWPRRLFLYWIAMVLLYIFFSFAHHIIDPSFWQRSWFIILNILSVVFGWLFLTRLKENLHLRGFLRFVIILHNIMNILAIFFNLFGRFSLAQIFGHAAIFAFTQAVGLAVFSKICMEAILLQIVTSRIKRGVTTHFEFQHVLTSFRRPVLFLVVILWLIVFTTNLNIYTTVLNGLIEFLEAPRSIGNASFTIGGILLFFLIIWIAHLLQKYVGYFFGDTGNDDEISNKGQRSRLLIARLILLCLGYLLAVAASGVPVDKITIVLGALGVGIGLGLQNIVNNFVSGIILIFDRPLQIGDVVEIGDKSGRVREIGLRSSTLLTQNGAEVIIPNGDILSQQIVNWTLTNSQQRLEIDLTVTGNTDMEVVSATIKKAILQSKYIVTTREPQILFTKVMEDGFELKAFCWSIDVAKSAEARSEILLLLHKQLGAENISVSF, encoded by the coding sequence ATGAGAAACCGGCTGCTTTTATGCTGCATCTTCGGGTTAGCCACATTGGTCACTGTTGCCCAGGACACATCCCGTATAAAAAGAGATTCTACCCGCACAAGAAGAGGTGGAGGAATGTCTGCCATCTTTTCTGATTCCACTGCCCTCACCAGCAGCGATTATCAGCTGAAGATCGAGAACTCTTACGTAGTACTGGATAACATTGATAACAAAAGTGAACTGGGGATAGGTATAGACCTGATCGTTGCAAAACTGGCAGACAGTGATTCCGTGCTCAGTGTACTGAAAGACAATGTGCTTAACAACAGCCAGGCCCTCAACCTCCGCAACCTCCAGGTGTTCAGGACTTTGCTGCAAAACATCCAGACGGACCTCAGGGCACACCGCAAACTGCTGGACAGTTCCGAAACCAAACTGAACAATCTCAGGAATAACCTGGCAACCCTCAGAAGTGATACCGTACTCCGTCAACTGATGAGAGACTCTTTGCTGCGCATCCAGTTTGCGCCGCAGTTAAAAGATATGCGGGAAGCCTGGCGCAGCAGCACCCGCCATCTCCGGGAAAGCCTGGCCACCATCAACCTGCTGCAAACACATACTTCTGCCAATGCCATCACCACTTCCAAATTGCTGGACAAAGTGAACAACCTCCTGAACACTTCTGCCACCCGCATTTTTGGGAAAGAATATAATTACCTCTGGGAAAAGGATACACTGGATATATCTGCTGCTACCCGTTCTTCTTTTTACAAAGCAGTCAGGGGAGAAAGGAAAGCACTGGACTATTATTTTAAAGACAGCGGCAATAAAAGATTATTCCTGTTGCTCATTGGCATCCTGTTCTTTATTTGGATCTTCCGCAGCATCCGGGCTCTCCGCCGTCTCAATGGCATGGGGGCTATCCGCGAAATGGAATTCGTGTACCTGCCCTCCGGTTACATTGTTTCCTCTTTCGTGATCATGTTCTCCATCGCTCCCCTGTTCGATCTGCATGCACCTTCTGCATACATTGAATCCATGCAGTTCCTGTTACTGATCATCCTCACCATCATCTGCTGGAAGAAGTGGCCTCGCAGGTTATTCCTGTACTGGATCGCGATGGTGTTGTTATATATCTTCTTCTCTTTCGCACATCATATCATCGATCCAAGTTTCTGGCAACGCAGCTGGTTCATCATCCTCAATATCCTGTCTGTTGTGTTCGGATGGCTCTTCCTCACAAGACTAAAGGAAAACCTGCATTTGAGAGGTTTCCTGCGTTTTGTGATCATCCTGCATAATATCATGAATATCCTGGCCATCTTCTTTAATTTATTCGGCCGTTTTTCACTTGCGCAGATCTTTGGTCACGCTGCTATTTTCGCCTTTACGCAGGCGGTGGGCCTTGCCGTATTCAGCAAGATCTGTATGGAAGCCATCCTGTTGCAGATCGTTACCAGCCGGATCAAAAGAGGCGTTACCACCCACTTTGAATTCCAGCATGTGCTTACCAGTTTCCGCCGCCCGGTTTTATTCCTGGTGGTGATCCTGTGGCTGATCGTGTTCACCACCAACCTGAATATCTATACCACTGTATTAAACGGTTTGATAGAATTCCTGGAAGCACCCCGCAGCATCGGAAATGCCTCCTTTACCATCGGCGGTATATTATTGTTCTTCCTGATCATCTGGATAGCACACTTATTGCAGAAGTACGTAGGTTACTTCTTTGGTGATACAGGTAACGATGATGAGATAAGTAACAAGGGGCAGCGTTCACGCCTGCTCATAGCAAGACTGATACTACTTTGCCTCGGTTACCTCCTGGCTGTTGCTGCCTCAGGCGTTCCGGTAGACAAGATCACCATCGTGCTGGGGGCCTTAGGTGTAGGTATTGGTCTCGGCTTGCAGAATATCGTGAACAACTTCGTATCCGGCATTATCCTCATATTCGACAGGCCCCTGCAAATCGGGGATGTAGTAGAGATCGGAGATAAATCCGGCCGCGTAAGGGAAATAGGCCTGCGTTCCAGCACCCTGCTCACCCAGAACGGCGCAGAAGTGATCATTCCCAACGGAGACATCCTCTCCCAGCAGATCGTAAACTGGACCCTCACCAATAGCCAGCAGCGCCTGGAAATAGACCTGACCGTCACCGGCAACACGGATATGGAGGTAGTATCGGCCACTATCAAAAAGGCCATCCTTCAATCCAAATACATAGTCACCACCCGGGAGCCACAGATCCTGTTTACCAAAGTGATGGAAGACGGTTTTGAACTGAAGGCCTTCTGCTGGAGCATAGACGTTGCCAAATCCGCCGAAGCAAGAAGTGAGATCCTACTCCTCCTGCACAAACAACTGGGCGCAGAGAACATCTCCGTAAGTTTCTAA
- a CDS encoding Gldg family protein: MKVTLRIARVELSTLFFSPIAWLVLIVFTFQTGLTFVDKLKLYAGYQEMGSRLSFITSAIFGGPLGLFSEIQRNVYLYIPLLTMGLMSRELSSGSIKLLLSSPVKTREIILGKYLAMMVYCLLLIAILAIFAVAGMYSIQSFDMLYITSGLLGIYLLICAYAAIGLFMSSLTAYQVVAAVSTLVVLAALNYVGLLWQDVNFVRDLTYFLSISGRADQMRDGLIISKDLCYFVLVITLFLGLSIMLLQSGREAKPLWVKIARYSLLTVTVLMLGYISSRPGLALYADMTATKTRTLTATSQQIIKQLKEPLKVTTYVNLMDDFWHMGIPKSRNKDVNFWQPYQRFMPDMKINYVYYYDTSMAEWLYKGNKGVSLDTLAKRMAKARELSLKMFMPPAEIRKIIDLRPEENRFVRCLEYNGKRSFLREYAGEMDPNPGEAEVLAAIKRLVVTPPKIGFLTGNNERAIDKVGDKDYKGSTAELSYRKSLVNQGFDVTALSLEEGDVPEDIAVLVIADPKKTLPPAVSERIIRYIDRGGNMLIAGEPGRQEVLNPLLNKLGVQLKEGILLHESRDFSPDLVMGYITTAAAATSGNYKNFWTDSVKMSMISSVGVQYTQSDFKVTEILATDSSKSWNKTGQLNQDTGYVQFDPSTGDVKATTPIAVSLTRQTKGKEQRIMVLGDADFMSAPELNRYNIRVGNFFFMFEMFKWLSYDEYPVDVSRPKAPDSKILIAKEDVTILRIILLVLLPAVLFISAVALLIRRKRR; encoded by the coding sequence ATGAAAGTTACACTCAGAATAGCAAGAGTTGAATTAAGCACACTGTTTTTCTCTCCCATCGCATGGCTGGTGCTGATCGTTTTTACATTTCAAACCGGCCTTACATTTGTAGATAAATTGAAGCTCTATGCAGGCTACCAGGAAATGGGCAGCAGGCTGAGCTTCATTACCTCTGCCATCTTTGGCGGCCCGCTGGGTTTATTCTCAGAGATCCAACGGAATGTATACCTGTACATACCCTTACTTACTATGGGGCTAATGAGCCGGGAACTGAGCAGTGGTTCCATCAAGCTCTTATTATCATCCCCTGTTAAGACCCGGGAGATCATACTCGGAAAATACCTGGCCATGATGGTCTATTGCCTGTTACTGATAGCTATACTGGCAATATTCGCAGTGGCTGGTATGTATTCGATACAGTCTTTTGATATGCTGTATATAACATCCGGTCTGCTTGGTATCTACCTGTTGATCTGTGCGTATGCTGCCATTGGCCTGTTTATGTCCAGCCTTACTGCTTACCAGGTAGTGGCTGCTGTAAGCACCCTGGTAGTACTTGCCGCTTTGAACTATGTAGGTCTCTTATGGCAGGATGTGAATTTTGTAAGGGACCTCACCTATTTCCTTTCTATCTCCGGAAGAGCTGATCAGATGAGGGATGGCCTGATCATTAGTAAAGACCTCTGCTATTTTGTTTTGGTGATTACGCTGTTCCTGGGGCTTAGTATTATGTTGCTGCAATCCGGCAGGGAAGCAAAACCATTGTGGGTAAAGATAGCCCGCTATTCACTTCTCACAGTAACAGTATTAATGCTGGGGTACATCAGCTCCCGGCCAGGGCTCGCGTTGTATGCTGATATGACTGCCACTAAAACCAGAACGCTCACTGCCACCAGCCAGCAGATCATCAAACAATTGAAAGAACCTTTGAAGGTGACCACCTATGTGAACCTGATGGATGATTTCTGGCATATGGGCATTCCCAAAAGCCGTAACAAAGATGTGAATTTCTGGCAACCCTATCAGCGCTTCATGCCTGACATGAAAATAAACTATGTATACTACTATGATACCTCTATGGCAGAATGGTTATACAAAGGCAACAAAGGGGTATCATTAGATACGCTTGCAAAAAGAATGGCAAAAGCGCGGGAACTGAGCCTGAAAATGTTCATGCCACCGGCAGAGATCCGCAAGATCATTGATCTGCGGCCAGAGGAAAACCGTTTTGTAAGATGCCTGGAATATAATGGTAAGCGGTCTTTCCTCAGGGAGTATGCAGGAGAAATGGATCCTAATCCCGGAGAAGCAGAAGTGCTTGCTGCCATCAAAAGATTAGTGGTAACACCTCCAAAGATTGGTTTCCTCACCGGGAATAATGAACGTGCCATCGATAAGGTAGGGGATAAAGATTACAAAGGCAGTACAGCTGAACTCAGCTACCGGAAATCACTGGTGAACCAGGGATTTGATGTAACAGCCCTTTCGCTGGAAGAAGGTGATGTGCCGGAAGATATTGCCGTACTCGTGATTGCAGATCCTAAAAAAACATTGCCACCCGCCGTATCCGAAAGAATAATCCGTTACATAGATCGTGGGGGAAATATGTTGATTGCCGGAGAACCCGGCCGCCAGGAAGTATTAAACCCACTCTTAAATAAACTGGGCGTGCAACTGAAAGAAGGCATCCTGTTACATGAAAGCAGGGATTTCTCTCCTGACCTCGTAATGGGATATATCACAACAGCTGCGGCCGCCACCTCCGGTAACTATAAAAATTTCTGGACGGATAGTGTGAAAATGTCTATGATCTCTTCAGTGGGAGTACAGTATACACAAAGTGATTTTAAAGTAACAGAGATCCTGGCTACAGATAGCAGCAAAAGCTGGAACAAAACTGGCCAGCTGAACCAGGATACCGGATATGTGCAATTTGATCCGTCAACAGGTGATGTGAAAGCCACTACCCCCATCGCCGTTTCACTAACCAGGCAAACGAAAGGAAAAGAACAACGGATCATGGTATTAGGTGATGCAGACTTTATGAGCGCTCCGGAACTCAACCGTTATAACATAAGGGTTGGAAATTTCTTTTTTATGTTCGAAATGTTCAAATGGCTGAGCTATGATGAATACCCGGTAGATGTATCCCGGCCTAAAGCACCTGATAGTAAGATCCTGATCGCTAAAGAGGATGTGACCATTCTGCGGATCATTTTACTCGTTCTCCTCCCTGCCGTATTATTTATTTCCGCTGTGGCATTACTGATCCGCCGGAAAAGAAGATAA